In Rhopalosiphum padi isolate XX-2018 chromosome 3, ASM2088224v1, whole genome shotgun sequence, the genomic stretch ttgttttatttcgaaatgagtaaaaatgtaaaattaatgacattagttttttttttattatttaacctaTTTTGTTatgaacttttaataaaaatatgtatttttgaaatatcaaaatcaaattacaCTACAATTTCTTACAATCAAATacctatatagctataatacATGGATTATATTTTAGTCTAACTATTCCTATACCGGCTATaccacttaaaataataacttgcgTTAGACcagacaaatatatattaagtctagactatgttttataataattaacagggCTTGGGACTAtgtgtttaaaatcaaaaatatgtgtatatttaagcatccaacaatataaaatgtgtgtTAATGTAAGTTATTCACAATTTAAAGAAGACATAAATCATGAGTATGCTTTAAGTATCAAAAAATCTATCACCATTAACTTATTTTACttaggttaggtataatatatttataatggtttttgtCTTTAAGTTTCATTAGTTTAAATGCTGTCcttaaaaccaaatatttattatgtaaataattaaaaaaattcctatttaaaaaaaaaaaagataaaatatgcattataaattttaaaaaatatgcataggTATGTgcaaaaaacttttaaatttcaaatccaGACAccacaaaacaaatttataatgaatcaGATTTATTCTATTTGCTTTCTGAACACATTTTTTGcgaatttgaaatttgtaaatgcATAATCCTGAGCCctaataattatgttacaacattaatatcttaataatataaataaataaacatattttatattatcagaaATGACAACACTGCTGAGAGGATAGCTATGACCGCACCACCCAACCCCGCCAACCAGTGATGCTCCGTCTAtgagtataaggtctatggttTTCCCAGTGATTCAAAAAACGAGTGCCACAGAATTGATATCTACCAAATTAGTACCTATGACAATAAACTATTGTACACACAATTTATGGTCTTTCTTCAGataaaagatattaatatttgaactactggtttttaataaatatagatagtaaGATTACGCTACGCAATACCACAGGCAAGCGTCTCTTATTATAactgcatttttaaataaccgtAATCTGCGAACGGATTATTTAACATGAAAAGTATAAAtgctaaaattaattgtaaaaatagtattatacatttctgGTAATAAACACATgcattatttaatcaataattgcgggtatcattgtattaatatagtttatacaccAGTACACcacttattcttataataaatacaataaaaaaatagttagattttaacatgtacctatttaaaaatattcatataaaatatttttaaaaaaaattatattttttgaaattataatgattcTAACATAAACTAGATCGTAAGTTAGTCAAcgagaatattgatatttaaaaaaattgtaaaaaatcagccaattgacttaaataaatgtttttaccatataaatttttctgaaaatcaaatttacaaattggctattttgaatattttggaaatttttttttattaatttttaaggtttttaatttcagtattaaaaaataaaaaataaaaaattaatactaaacatGTAGCGCAATtgtctatgaattatatttaaaagaaattttttaaaaatattgattagaacaaaagttatttcacTTGTCAGATCTCCGTGGGACAACCTgtatgtattgaatattgattgtACAACGCATGCACTACGACaatggtattattaattaatgagtaATTCACATTAATACAAACTTTACCTATGGATAACCATGCATttatcgtatttgtatttgaaataaaaataattgtgcgaagtaaaagtttttaaaagttatgatATTGACTTTTTAATTGTTAGGCGGATGCTGTTTtgttcgtaaaatatttaaagccaAATCTATGGTAAAAATCagtttacacaaaaataaacctACCAGGTAAGCAATCCAACTTCGcacaacaaattaattattgcgttataactaaaatactaaaatatggcCGATCGGCGCAAATTGTTACGGGGCAAActgttataatgttaaatattaatatcatagtaaaatttgataatattttaaataaatttgttttagtctttgtatacatttaattattaatttattgttagtttatttattgattgttaCAATGATcagaaattataaaagaaaaaccaaTTTTGGAACTACACCTCAACATATTTATGACAAAGCAGTAAAAGAAGTAAATGATGGTAACATGACACTGAGAGCTGcagctaaaaaatataatgtcaatGTGATGACTTTACAgcgatacaaaattaaaatatctgatCCTAGTgagtaatttaagtttatttaatttgtatttttctttatcaataataattggtacctatctatattaattgttaGATATTAAAGTACCAGCTTCCATTGGATGGCCTAAGCACACAGTATTTACACACAATCAAGAAACaaagttgatttatttatataaagcaGTCATCGAGAATATATTTTGGACTTTCTGGAACAGATCTCAGGAGTTTGGCTTTTCAATTTGGAAAggcaaataatgttaaaatgccTGATAATTGGTACAATAATTGTAGTGCTGGTGAAGATtggttatattgtttttaaaaacgaaataaagATTTGTCATTAAGAACACCTCAAGCAACAAGTTTAAGTAGAGCAACTAgctttaataaacataatttcaaatcattttttgaaaatttatgtaAACTATATGATCTTTTAAATTTGAACCACATAATATTCGTAACGTTGATAAAACTGGAGTTACTACTATCCACAGGCCATCTAAAATTTTAGTTGTTAAAGGAACTAAATAAGTTGAAGCTATAACATCTGGAGAAAGAGGAACACTTGTAACTGTAGCATTAGCTGTCAGTGCTATAGGTAATACGGTGCATCTTATGCTTCTTTTTCttcgaaaaaaaatgaaaccatGGTTTTTAACAAATAGTCCAGTTAGGTTTATAGGAAATGCCAATTCATCAGGTTGGATGACAGGagattattttctaatatttattaaacatttttgtaaaaatataaagccATCCATTGATCAACCTATTCATTTACTTTTGGATAATCATGagtcttatttaaatattgaagtactcaaattttgtaaattaaatgatattgtACTATTATCATTCCCCCCACATTGTTCGCATAAATTACAATCATTGGACTGATCTGTGTTTAGATCTTTTAAAATAGCCatacataaatttatgattCATGGATGAGAAATAATCATGGTAGACCAGTGTCTATCTATGATATTCCATTAATTGTTAAACAGGCATTACCCGTGGCTGCAACTATGTCTAATATTCAATCTGGGTTTAGAGTATCTGGTATATGGCCTTATAATCCAGATATATTCACTGATGGAGAATTTCTACCTAGTTATATTACTGATCGACCAcaagaaacaaataatttaaatactaccaCTGatgaaactaattaaaataatattaatgaactaCCAATTCAAAGTCCTTCCACTTCACAATTACAAATCATTCAAACTCTTCAACCATGTGATAATTATATATCACCAGAACAAATAAGACCATTCCCAAAAGCTGGTATccgtataataaatagttaagttcaaagaagaaaaagaaaatcaacTATTCTCACAGATACCcctgaaaaagaaaaaatccaAAATGAACATAATGCTAGAGAAGAAAAGAAAAACAAGGTCAAACCAATAATAGtatgcaaaaaattaaaatttgataaacgaGATGACTCAGAGGATGAAACATTTTGTCTGATGTGTAATGGACCATATTCTCAATCAAGAGCTTCGGAAAAAGATTGGATTCAATGCTTACAATGTAAACTTTGGGCACATGTGAAgtgtacaactaaaaaaaatctattaacttTTACCTGTGCAATATGCTTAACAgactaatttttacttttaagaaagcaataacttaatttttaatttgaattaattacagTTCTTATTTAGgttgtatttgatttttaacaatatgttaaattcacaatataaatatatatacattataagatAGGTTAGATATAGATAAGTTTTATGAGGAAAACAActcacaatttttatattttaataatattaattaaaaaataataatattaatcatgaaagtaattagttatttttatttattaagtttaaaaagaaattttaaattttataccagttatataacatattgtttaattttatattaatgaattttatttgttttttattgttattaaatattaaattagttatgacaaactattaaagttattaactatatttattatgctcAAGAGGAAgctaacttttaaatttttttctcaaattttatcttattaggtataaagttatattttgttctattgttatgcttatgttattttttgaaatgttttttctGTTATACTtgcttttattatatacagggtgatttttttatcgaagaacactcattatttcaaaaagtattcaattttttcaatttttttttttttcaaaatttttagttttatgcttttctaaaactatgtataatttttatttttttcactttaatatttaatagtgaaatcactatcaacttttgattttcaaatggcaacctatacttaaaatgttataaaatagtagggatattttttttatgaatcctaacgtttaaattactatttttcatttaaccgttCGCGAGTTATAGCTGCTCAAAGTTGGGTGGTTTGAGGTTTTTAGGTGTTAGTCCCAAAGGTTATTACGGCTGTGCAGTGGCGCCGAACCATATTTTAACAAGGTGGGCCATTGGTTGGTTAAAATTTATACGCACCACCACCCCCCTTTACAAAACTACCTCGTGGGGGGCTTTGCCCCCCACACCCCCGAACAACACTTGTATCCTATTCCAGCAGTTCTCAGTCTTTTTGAGGACGCGACTCCCTATAATTTTTTGGACTAAgcacacaataaattataaattttattattaaagttatatatattgGCAACCTCCAGTTTGAGACCACAttccatattaatattttatttttaacttctatTACTCTTCTTAATTTTCACTCAATACACTTTGATGTCTCATGTTCCATAATATGCCACGAACTACGTTAGTTTAGCCATCTAATCTAATGTggcaatgtatataatgtataaaaaattaacataattataaatattatattttacatattaagcatttatactattatatcaaaaactattagttataagttaattacattaaatacattataatatcactaGATAATAGTATGCAAACAttacaaagaaaataaatacctatgaaATTAATAGctactattacaatatattataagttttaattaatagaaaagagaattaaatagttttaattattataataatagacaaaaaattatattttattatctattatacgtatagtataattaaGTTAACAGTTTTGTCAGGACTGAACTGTATGATGCTATTTGCTGTATAATGTCGTTTGGATCAACTGAAATATCTTTTTCACACGACATTATCATCAGTCCTTCAAGTCTATTTTCACACATAGTACTTCTAAGACGTGTTTTGATCAGCTTTAGTTTTGAAAACGCTCTCTCTGGTGAAGCACTTGATATTGGTAGTGTGAGGGCTATGCTTAGAGCTATGTATAGTGAaggaaatatatcatttaaaccTGTCTTACAGCatacattgtatattgtatgtatagttCCCTCAGTTTCACTGTTAAAATCATCATCGTCACTGTTTTGACTATTTTCTGTATCAGAATGGAGTACATCTATAATATCTTCTTTTtgtttgtgtaatttttttggTAGGGTTACAGaattttctaatttcaaataaacACTTGCAAATTGTATATACTCTTTTCTCAAATTTTCTGCAGTTACAAATTTTCCATACACTTGCTCGAAACCGTTAAATGCATCAGCAGGAATATTTGCTGATTTTGTTATTTCTACTAATCGTTTCTTTTGAAAAAGAGCTAAATCTTTGATTAAAGGTATTGAACATTCATTAAACCTCTCTGATAATTGAGTATTAACAATGTCTATAATAATGAAGTaggtgtttattttaaaattttgaattggaTTTTGACTCTGCTGTTCATCCAATGTCATATCTCCGGCCATAACCTTTTTACGTCTCATGCGAGTTTGAATAAGAGGGGTTATATAAAACTCATCATTTTTTGATGTAATaaattcttctttttctttCAACAAGACATGGAATTCATTTTCACTTCTAAgtgatagaatttttttttcgacacATTTGACATATGAAACAGCAgccaataaatcaatatttttgccTTGCAAAAATAAACTCAAAGGgctaataatatcaaaaaaatttttaaatgtcaatccAGTTAATACAAAGCGTTCTGAtaacatatattcatataaacttTTAGCTTTTACACAACACATTCGATCTGAAGTAATGTCATCTTGCAAGTAGTTTAATGTATCTAAAATTGAgtcataagtataaaatatagtttgtaaTGCAGTAGAATGTGATGACCATCTAGTAGTATCGACTCTTTCCAACCTGCGTAAAGGTTTACCAGGATAACGTTTAGTTTGGTATTCAGAATATAGACTTGTACGTTTTTTACTACTACCGATAAAATCATAGAGAGTTTCTAAATTACCAAATAAATCTCTGGCTTCAGTACAACTGCTAACAGCATCAACAATAACAAGACTTAATCGATGTGCCCAACACCAAACATATGTTGCACTaggattttgttgttttattatcgCCTGGAGACCATTGTATACACCCCTCATTGATGCCGCTCCATCATATGATTGACCTATAAGATGTGTTTTCCATTCAATGTTCATTTCTTTACATATTTCTTCGATTAACAAAAAAAGTTGTTGACCTGTAGTCATCACAGTTTCTCGTACAGCTACTAGTCTTTCATTCACTATACAATTTTCTGAGTCTTTATTAATATACCGAAAAACTACAGATACTTGTTCTTTTTTTGAAACATCAAATGTTGTATCTAATGATATGCTAAAAAACCttgcatttaaaatttctttttgtatagtatttttaatgtttgtagAAATAGCTTGGATAAATTGATTTTGACGTTGCCATGATAAGAAATTGTTCATTTTTCTTCCctttaattttacttcaataataTATGCTGATAATGCTGGGGAGTATTTAGCTAACAGTAAagctaaatctttaaaatttccTGTCAATTTTTCATTCCAGCCTTCTCTGTGGCCACGGAATGGAAGACAATGCCTCCCAAGAAACAATGTAATATCAATTAAGTGAtgcataatttgtttattaaaaacaatattcgcatttttttttttcatttaatgattTGATTAAAGGAAAAGCTGCTTCTTTACACATCGCTTTAATAGATGCCATTACATGTGCTTCAGAAGTTTCATgaataactatttttagtattcCATTTTTCCAGTTGCAAATGCCTTCATTTACCCAgttggttttataattatttccaaaTAGAGCACAAAATAgacaatacaatttgtttttagtcAAAGAATATGATAACCATTTTCTACGCACAACTTCACCACTGGCTATTGTCTTCCAGTACCAATTCTCATGAAAAGATCGACCATGGGAGTCTATTGGAAAACATCTATTTTCCAATTCATTTGCAGTTGGTTGTGCTGCtccagttttaaaaaaatgatcaatCAATTCAGGACTTAATTTTTTGACATGACTAAAGACTGCTGGATCATTTCCAAATTTAAGCACTAAAACAAAGTATcaagatattatttatgcacAAAATTCCCAaatgaaaatacattaataaaatatccttacaTTGGTTTTCTGCCAAATTCTCTGTAACACCcagtttaaaattatcattggtTTCAATTTATAAAGCAACACCTaattaacaaactatttttagtTAGTAGGTATTAGTGATTTTCTACTATGTGAATTGTGCAATAacctatcaatatttaatactattatctaCTAAATATATCAGCCATGcaaataaaaattccaaattaatgtattatttcaaataacttCAGTTGGAACTAATTTATTAAGcagctattaaaatataattctcacataaatgttatttacttaCTTACCactattaagtaattaataatatgttattattagttttagttaacctgtattaattaatatttaattacacaatatacaaCACATGTCcacagttaaataaaatatttaaattaacaaatataaccaataaacaacatttttaaaaagctAAACTTCAGAGATTGATGGTTCAATAaatgaaactattattttatcaaaaacttttagttgttattgtgtttaatttgttattatatatttatatagtaataaatatattaactatgaagacaataatcaataattaaaataataatttattattattgaaaaaattaaacaacaattaCCTATTAAAACACTTAaccatacattttatcatataagttagataataatatcatgtatttttaataagtagcTACACCTATTATttacaagttttaaatttttatacttattatttgttttaatttatatttatataagatgtttaaaactaataactaataagtagacaaataaacatattatttattggtaacaaatgataattattaaaacccatgtattacataatacaaattaatttaatttaaattctagatTGTTACATTAacattctaatttaaattattaaatatagacagcagaaaacaaatatatctaaaacaaataaaaatattacacatattagttacatacatgatatatttaataaccattaaaatctaatgaatatacaattattgtactttatttatataactaattgaaaattaaaatcacctTCATTGACTGTAGGAAAAGGTATTTCAGCAAGATATTTATCTGGATTTTCATTACTTACTACAGTTGTAACATTTTCTTGACcattaattttttcttgaatattaaaccaaacatttttaatatagatagtTTGTAAcgcaaaataattcaaaataaagttACCTTCATAGACGATATCATTGGTCATAGCATTCAAACAAATTTCATGTGCATTACTATTGGCtactacattttcaataattttttgaccttaaatggtttttttttttattattatgatttaacacagtaaatatttacaaaaataatataagactaAATTACCTTCATTTGTCATCACATCTAAAGTAATTTTTGTTGTATCTTTTTGAACATCCAACGTTTTAGAATTATCTTGatcttttaagtaaatttaaaatttaaatactcacgtttaattatttttaacataataatataatgtacctatagaaAACTAAAATTACCTGAAACTGCAGCACATTTTGTTTCAACTGAATTTCTTGAATTAGTTGGATTGAAAAACTTGGTAATATTAGTACAGTTATTTTGAGATGCTGAATAGCTCAATTTAATTCTTTTACTTTTGCATGATTTTTTGTGCCTTGACCAATTTGTACTGTTCATAGGGCCTCTTTTTCTACCACAATCACACACACTGTTCATGATTCACACAGATTTaaactttaacttttaaacagcaaaatttaatctaaacattctaaactCATCTAATCACCTTCAACGGCTTAAAGTAgttcaaatatcaaataataatataattttcaacaaaaatattcccaaaataaaaaaaccatattctatggttaaaataaatattatttacattactaCCAActgttaaatatatcataattgttAACTGATAATTGATAACTAATAACATTAGGTAtccatgtttataaaataaaatattataaatgataaatgaatatattttacatggtttaaattgtatactgcaatctataaatatataatagtcaatGGACTAGTGTATGACGTATACTACGTGTATACCATACGGCGTATATActgtttttatctttataataattaataagctaaATTATAGAACATTagcttatactttatatattattataaattataatcaagttATCAACCTCATTCTTCAGTGGCTCAGACACCCACCCATTAAAAGAAGGGTGGCAATCGCCACCCTTGACTTATGGTTTCGGCGCCACTGCGGCTGTGAGACATTGATtagaacacaattattatttgcaaaGACCAGTAGTTCAAGTTATAAATCGTTATTGTTCGACCAAAGGTACTAATATCgttttagtttaatttgtaCCTCCTACTACCTACATGAATACAGAATACGAACTATGGACTATCGTCGACTATGGCACTATATCCGTAATATTAaagattatgattaataataaatcagatgAAACAGatcttatcattttaaatttttattatcgtggttttattatgataacaatatcataatatcaaaatacCTCCTATATAAACCACGTGACAAATGATAATACTTTAATCACAGATAAACTCTCATCGAACCAAACCGTTGGTAttcccaataaaaataaatacaaatgtttactTTTCAGTGCTATGGCCTATGCTAATATGCCAAATAATGTCCtataacttttaaacaaaaaaatataaaattcgtgtgacatttagtttaataagtttaatttaagtCGTCTTTTCTGTGattgaaaattcaattattttattactttcattGCTAACGTAAAGAGTAAACACGTCATACGCcaacattcataatataattaaatattgaaacatattttattctctaatataatgttgttaaataagtaaaaattataataaatatgatgggTAATCATAAGTAGTTTTTTATGACGTATtttgtttaactatttatttaaacctaagtttaatttaaattggtattACACATGTGAATACTACTTGACGACCTATCAGGAACTTGgaataatttattggtaagttttactaattttgtaaaaagctttaaaaattatagtaaataataataatgtatttaaaaaattttaatttcagttttatCAGTTCTATACAATTTTTGGTCAAATGTATatcaatagacaatattatagatctattatgtattatttataagttgatAATACATAGCTTGTTTTAAAATCAAGTTGAATTTTAACTATACAGCTATTGGCTTCAATTAATCCAGAATGTTTGTTGCATACTAAAATTCTAAGATAATTACAAGCATGTACTAAGAATATTCATGGACATACAACTTGaagaatatacatataatactacaattgtatttagaaaaattgagAACAAtgtgaaaactaaaataatactgtTAAGGCTATTGGATGCCAGTCAATTTTTCTGTCAAAAACTACCCATTTAACTTCAAACGGTGCGATCATTGTATTGAAGTGATAATACTTTTGAAAACTAATTTGAATTCGGCATGAAGTCTACTTGAGATCGGTCGgactactttttttaattttgaccttaaaatttcacaaatttgatttacattttttgaaaaatattaaatattgtagtagtgtttaacaaatattatttaataaaactgaaaaagtGGCCTGACCGATCTCAAGTATACTTCACGCTGAATTCAGATTAATTTTCAGAAGTGTTATCGCATCAATACAACGATCGGACTGATTGAAGAAAAATTGGTAGTTTTTGACGGAAAAAATGTACGAATCCTGAACAGTAGCTGTTTTAACCGACTTGTGCGTGTGCGTACGAGAGTCACCCTCGTTGGTTTTTCTAACAATAGTCAATACGTTACGCGGTCTCCGATAAGGCGATAACGCAATATCTggttttatacacaatacacaaataggtgaatcattattataatcgataacaataatattattgtgtatgaatTGAAGACCTGGGGGCAATAACCAGACAtgtcctttttttatttttattcagaaaacaaaaaaaaacattaaaaattcaaatttttaaaattggtagATTTAAGTTTTAGGGTACATACAACGTATACACTTATAAGTAATgctttacttttaataataatttaaggaaGTAATAAAAACTTGTTTGAACATATCTTATTGTTGCACCAATCGATTCAGTTTTTGTTCCTATTTTATTACGTGAAAATGTGATTTTGACCAAAACATGGACATATCTTGTTGTTGACCCCAGGTCTTCAATTGAACTAATGtaaaacattatgaaatataattctgTGATCAACGACATTGAACGTTATTTGTCAAATAAacagtcaaaaaataaaaaaagtctaGTAAAACTACTGTAAAACTTTCCTTTCTTTACCCCTctctttatatacatacaaattcaTATCACTTCCATAAACCATATTTATGACATTAGGCATTttcttgtttattaattaaacaatttatagttgACAAATCACTActtgcaattaaataaaaatcttttgccAACATATTGTGTATATGGATACGTAACTGAGCATCCGTGTCCATACTTTTACGAAATGTTGAAGCATTTTTATCAAAAGTTATAAAGTATAAGACCATAAAGATTAAGCGTTAACCAAAGAAAAAAGATTAAGTCATATCTATAAAAGATAGTCAAAaacctatgtattattaaaccGGCCGCTTGGAAGccacattttattttagcgGTCAGTAAACCGCATACTACTTATGACAGCCAGTTGCGTTATTTATTTGAAACCTACAAGTTTTCGGACTTtcagttataattaattgtgtgcttttattttaatcgttgattgttttaaattaaattaattaacatggAAAATATACGGCTCAAGAAAAAGCCACCATTAagcagaagaaaaaaaaataaaggcaaTACATTGACACTGTTGCAAAACCGAATAGTATCTACAATTGATACGGTTAGTATTTGCATCtctataatacaacataacattttttatagcaTAACATTTTATCCAAA encodes the following:
- the LOC132926019 gene encoding zinc finger MYM-type protein 1-like, translated to MNSVCDCGRKRGPMNSTNWSRHKKSCKSKRIKLSYSASQNNCTNITKFFNPTNSRNSVETKCAAVSDQDNSKTLDVQKDTTKITLDVMTNEEKINGQENVTTVVSNENPDKYLAEIPFPTVNEENLAENQLLKFGNDPAVFSHVKKLSPELIDHFFKTGAAQPTANELENRCFPIDSHGRSFHENWYWKTIASGEVVRRKWLSYSLTKNKLYCLFCALFGNNYKTNWVNEGICNWKNGILKIVIHETSEAHVMASIKAMHCLPFRGHREGWNEKLTGNFKDLALLLAKYSPALSAYIIEVKLKGRKMNNFLSWQRQNQFIQAISTNIKNTIQKEILNARFFSISLDTTFDVSKKEQVSVVFRYINKDSENCIVNERLVAVRETVMTTGQQLFLLIEEICKEMNIEWKTHLIGQSYDGAASMRGVYNGLQAIIKQQNPSATYVWCWAHRLSLVIVDAVSSCTEARDLFGNLETLYDFIGSSKKRTSLYSEYQTKRYPGKPLRRLERVDTTRWSSHSTALQTIFYTYDSILDTLNYLQDDITSDRMCCVKAKSLYEYMLSERFVLTGLTFKNFFDIISPLSLFLQGKNIDLLAAVSYVKCVEKKILSLRSENEFHVLLKEKEEFITSKNDEFYITPLIQTRMRRKKVMAGDMTLDEQQSQNPIQNFKINTYFIIIDIVNTQLSERFNECSIPLIKDLALFQKKRLVEITKSANIPADAFNGFEQVYGKFVTAENLRKEYIQFASVYLKLENSVTLPKKLHKQKEDIIDVLHSDTENSQNSDDDDFNSETEGTIHTIYNVCCKTGLNDIFPSLYIALSIALTLPISSASPERAFSKLKLIKTRLRSTMCENRLEGLMIMSCEKDISVDPNDIIQQIASYSSVLTKLLT